From one bacterium genomic stretch:
- a CDS encoding DUF4388 domain-containing protein, translated as MRTSAQPSLLDIVGQKSNGNYTGALTVYDGQSAIQLWFVRGNLAHATSSTGETGWKALEGSCGSISEIVEESEGTLPPERSIRVDTGKLLKAVRSVVGSRSIQRMYVPVPLHSRLQAKFAALRKKSSGLRSYETGLSAHDPRQTPDISMSEGTRDRIVVERDPMGSTYIHKLGVQQLIVRGDENITTAELMWAGNELWKELLTEAQGRTENE; from the coding sequence ATGAGAACTTCTGCGCAGCCCTCTTTACTTGACATCGTCGGACAAAAGAGCAATGGCAATTACACCGGAGCGTTGACCGTATATGACGGACAGTCCGCCATTCAGCTCTGGTTTGTTCGCGGAAACCTGGCGCATGCCACAAGCAGCACCGGCGAAACCGGCTGGAAGGCGCTGGAAGGGTCATGCGGAAGCATAAGTGAAATTGTTGAAGAGTCCGAAGGTACATTGCCGCCTGAAAGGTCCATTCGAGTTGACACCGGGAAGCTTCTGAAAGCGGTGCGTTCGGTTGTCGGAAGCAGGAGCATCCAGAGGATGTATGTTCCTGTGCCATTACACTCAAGATTGCAGGCGAAGTTTGCCGCGCTCAGGAAGAAGAGTTCCGGATTGCGCAGCTACGAAACCGGACTTAGTGCTCATGATCCGCGTCAAACGCCTGACATTAGCATGTCAGAGGGCACACGAGACCGGATTGTTGTGGAGAGAGATCCGATGGGGTCGACATACATCCATAAGCTGGGAGTGCAGCAGCTTATCGTGCGTGGCGACGAGAATATAACAACGGCCGAACTCATGTGGGCAGGGAATGAACTTTGGAAGGAACTGTTGACTGAAGCGCAGGGAAGAACTGAGAATGAGTAA
- a CDS encoding PilT/PilU family type 4a pilus ATPase — MELKGLLELLFTKKASDLHLRVGSVPVLRIDGNLFGTRPEPVAEREMSALLNECLTSGQLERFLHDKELDMALTVPGHGRVRVNAYFQKGTPALAFRAIKTVIPGFKELGLPTAIEKMCSNKRGIILLTGATGSGKSTTMASMIEHINQTRSVNILTIEDPIEYVFSNKKSLIAQREVLIDTESFLAALTHALREDPDIIMVGEIRDQMTMKIALQAAETGHLVLTSLHTLNAVEAVNRIISFFPLNEQTQIRTMLAGSLQAVISQRLVSRKDSRGRVPLCEILVNTAAVRECLTVPEKMHLVHGLIEDDQGTHGMQSFDQSILSLYKQGIISFETAIENANNPNDLEMAVRGIKSSGSRLAEVQ, encoded by the coding sequence ATGGAACTCAAGGGCCTGCTGGAATTACTGTTTACAAAGAAGGCGTCTGACCTCCACCTGAGAGTTGGAAGTGTGCCTGTGCTCAGGATTGACGGTAATCTTTTCGGTACGAGACCGGAACCAGTCGCTGAGCGGGAGATGAGCGCACTCTTGAACGAGTGTCTGACCTCAGGACAGCTCGAAAGATTCTTGCACGACAAGGAACTTGATATGGCGCTTACTGTCCCCGGGCATGGCCGAGTGCGTGTCAACGCCTATTTTCAAAAGGGGACGCCTGCACTCGCATTTCGCGCAATCAAGACGGTAATTCCCGGTTTTAAAGAACTTGGCCTGCCGACCGCGATTGAAAAGATGTGCTCAAACAAGCGTGGCATCATCCTCCTGACCGGTGCCACCGGATCCGGCAAGTCTACAACGATGGCGTCGATGATAGAACATATCAATCAGACGCGAAGTGTAAACATTCTGACCATCGAAGATCCAATAGAGTACGTATTCTCAAACAAGAAGTCTCTGATAGCCCAACGCGAAGTCTTGATCGATACGGAGTCATTTCTGGCCGCGTTGACACATGCCTTGCGTGAGGACCCGGACATCATCATGGTCGGTGAGATCCGCGACCAGATGACAATGAAGATCGCTCTGCAGGCAGCGGAAACGGGGCACCTTGTACTGACGTCGTTGCACACGCTGAATGCGGTAGAGGCTGTCAACCGTATCATCTCCTTCTTTCCATTGAATGAGCAAACTCAAATTCGTACAATGCTTGCAGGTTCATTGCAAGCTGTGATTTCGCAAAGACTAGTGAGCAGGAAGGACAGCAGAGGTCGTGTGCCGCTTTGTGAAATTCTTGTCAATACGGCCGCTGTTCGTGAATGTCTCACGGTACCGGAAAAAATGCACCTGGTGCACGGCCTGATTGAAGATGACCAGGGAACGCACGGAATGCAGTCATTCGATCAGTCCATTCTTAGCCTGTATAAACAGGGCATCATATCGTTTGAAACTGCGATAGAGAATGCGAACAATCCCAATGACCTTGAAATGGCCGTACGCGGCATCAAGTCGTCCGGATCGCGGCTGGCGGAGGTACAATGA